The Bacillota bacterium region ATCACGGAAGGCCTCATAGGTTTCCAGACGCACCTCCTGGCCATTCCTCGTGCGCACCCGCGGCCGGTCAATCGAGGCCTTCCGCCCTCCCAGGACAACGGACCTCTTCTCAAACCCATGCCGTACAGCCTGGCGTCCGGCATTGTGCTTGCCCTTAGCGCCTACCACCTCGTTGACTTCCTCTTCCATCATCTGGTGCATGAACTGGAGCCCTACTCCCACGCACATCGCCAGGAGACCCTCTTTGATGCTACCCATCAGTTGCTCAACGGCTACGCCAATCCGGCTGGCCACGGCTTCGAGCAAGGTGTTTGCCATAGGGCCCTGTTCGTGGTACGATTCCATTGGTGGCGGTTACCTCCTTTTCTTGTGCTACCCCGTGTTATACCACGGGGGTTTGAGGGACCACCACCCTCAAATTCCACGATTTTCGGGACTACCTCTCTCTGGTTCGGGCGCCGCAGGTTATGGGTTCGGAGATCACTTTTGCAGGCATGATTCAGTTTCGACCCTGAGGTGAGAGTGTGGAAGGTCGAAATTGTTTCTTTACGGTTTTTACACCAACGTTTAACAGAGCTGATCTTTTGCCTTCAGTTTACAGTAGCCTGCTGGCTCAGAAGACTAACGACTTCGAATGGGTTGTTGTCGATGACGGCTCCACCGACGCAACCCAGGCTTTGGTAACCTCTTGGATTCAAAGGTCGGACTTCCCGATCAGGTACATTCGTCAGCCGAATTCGGGGAAGCATGTGGCTATCAACCGAGGAGTCTCAGCGGCCCGAGGTACCCTTTTTGTGATTATTGATTCGGACGACCAATTGGCTCCTGGGGCTCTCAACTCGATCCGGGAAGCGTGGTTGTCCATTCCCGAAGGGGTGCGGATGGCGTATGCGGGCGTTGCCGGGTTATGCGCGTTCAAGGACGGAAAGATAGTCGGGACGCCTTTTCCGAGGGACAATCTGGATACCAATAACGTGGAGTTGCGATCACGATACCGAGTAAAGGGTGACAAGTTCGAGGTGTACCGTGTGGATATCTTGAGGGAGTTCCCATTTCCCGAGAACCTCGGCGGTTTTGTTACAGAGGGTCTAGTATGGAACCGGATAGCTAGAAAGTATCAGATACGGTGTGTGAACGTGATATGGGCGGTGGTGGAATATCACCCTAACGGCCTCTCGGCGAACAGCATCCTGCTGCGTGCGAAACACCCGGTTGCCGCGTCTCTATATTACGAAGAGCTCTTAGCTTGGGCGGGGCATGGGATAACCTTGGCCCATCGTCTTCGCGCTGCTGCGAATTTTGACCGGTTTAGTATGCACCGGGGTAATTTTTGGCCGTTTTTGCAGGGTA contains the following coding sequences:
- a CDS encoding glycosyltransferase family 2 protein → MAYAGVAGLCAFKDGKIVGTPFPRDNLDTNNVELRSRYRVKGDKFEVYRVDILREFPFPENLGGFVTEGLVWNRIARKYQIRCVNVIWAVVEYHPNGLSANSILLRAKHPVAASLYYEELLAWAGHGITLAHRLRAAANFDRFSMHRGNFWPFLQG